Proteins from a single region of Coregonus clupeaformis isolate EN_2021a chromosome 19, ASM2061545v1, whole genome shotgun sequence:
- the LOC121532202 gene encoding excitatory amino acid transporter 2 isoform X1 yields the protein MPKQVEVRMHESHLEPIEARPRNKCISCFSSLFKNLLLTLTVLGVILGAVSGMLLRYASPIHPDIVMVIAFPGDILMRMLKMLILPLIISSLITGLAGLDAKSSGRLGTRAMVYYMSTTVIAAVLGVILVLAIHPGDPKMKEQLGDGQKHDDVSSLDAFFDLIRNLFPENLVQACFQQIQTVTKKVEKVIEEDVNATTTLEGLLSNATKEPEFIIKKSLQFKSGMNVLGVIGFFIAFGICMGKMGERAKLMLEFFNILNEIVMNLVIMIMWYSPFGICCLICGKIISIDDLEVVARQLGMYMVTVIVGLIIHGAIFLPAIYFAIVRKNPYTFFMGIFQAWITALGTASSAGTLPVTFRCLEENLGIDKRVTRFVLPVGATINMDGTALYEAVAAIFIAQMNNIYLDAGQIVTVSLTATLASVGAASIPSAGLVTMLLILTAVGLPTQDISLLVAVDWLLDRFRTSVNVVGDSYGAGIVYHLSKAELDELDATHGKSDDIEMMNKTSSYYDDLKNHHENNSNQCVQYAAHNSVVVDECKVTSATNGSTAAAAMAECMLVEEEPQKRD from the exons ATGCCTAAGCAAGTGGAGGTGAGGATGCATGAGAGTCATCTGGAGCCCATCGAGGCCAGGCCCAGGAACAAGTGTATCAGctgcttctcttctctcttcaagAACCTGCTGCTCACACTCACCGTGCTCG GTGTGATTCTGGGGGCTGTGTCTGGGATGCTGCTTCGTTATGCCTCTCCCATCCACCCAGACATCGTCATGGTGATTGCCTTCCCTGGAGACATCCTGATGAGGATGCTGAAGATGTTAATCCTGCCTCTCATCATCTCCAGTTTAATCACAG GTCTGGCTGGTCTAGATGCCAAGTCTAGCGGTCGCCTGGGAACAAGGGCTATGGTCTACTACATGTCCACCACGGTGATTGCTGCCGTGCTGGGAGTCATCCTGGTGCTGGCCATCCACCCTGGAGACCCCAAGATGAAGGAGCAGCTGGGAGATGGCCAAAAACACGACGATGTGTCCAGCCTGGATGCCTTCTTTGACCTCATCAGGAACCTGTTTCCTGAGAACCTGGTGCAGGCCTGCTTCCAACAG ATCCAGACAGTCACTAAGAAGGTGGAGAAGGTGATTGAGGAGGACGTCAATGCCACGACCACCCTGGAGGGCCTCCTGTCCAACGCCACCAAGGAACCTGAGTTCATCATCAAGAAGTCCCTCCAGTTCAAGAGTGGCATGAACGTGTTAG GTGTGATTGGCTTCTTCATTGCCTTTGGCATTTGCATGGGGAAGATGGGAGAGAGAGCCAAGCTCATGCTGGAGTTCTTTAACATCCTCAATGAGATTGTTATGAACCTGGTCATCATGATCATGTG GTACTCTCCCTTCGGTATCTGCTGCCTGATCTGTGGTAAGATCATCTCCATCGATGACCTGGAGGTGGTTGCTAGGCAGCTGGGGATGTACATGGTGACTGTAATTGTGGGCTTGATCATACACGGAGCCATCTTCCTGCCCGCCATCTACTTTGCCATTGTCAGGAAAAACCCCTACACCTTCTTCATGGGCATCTTCCAGGCCTGGATCACTGCCCTAGGGACAGCCTCCAG TGCTGGGACACTGCCTGTCACCTTCCGTTGCCTGGAGGAGAATTTGGGCATCGATAAGAGAGTCACCCGTTTCGTGCTCCCCGTCGGCGCCACCATCAACATGGACGGAACCGCCCTCTATGAGGCCGTGGCGGCCATCTTTATTGCCCAGATGAACAACATCTACCTGGATGCTGGTCAGATCGTCACTGTCAG TCTGACAGCCACCCTGGCCAGTGTTGGTGCGGCCAGTATTCCCAGTGCTGGACTGGTGACTATGCTTCTGATCCTCACTGCAGTGGGCCTGCCAACTCAGGACATCAGCCTGCTGGTTGCTGTTGACTGGCTCCT GGACCGGTTCCGTACCTCGGTGAACGTGGTGGGAGACTCGTACGGCGCGGGCATCGTGTACCACCTGTCCAAGGCTGAGCTAGACGAGCTGGACGCTACACATGGCAAGTCAGATGACATCGAGATGATGAACAAGACCTCGTCCTACTACGATGACCTCAAGAACCACCACGAAAACAACTCCAACCAGTGCGTCCAGTATGCAGCTCACAATTCAGTCGTGGTAGATGAGTGCAAG GTAACATCGGCCACTAATGGCTCTACTGCTGCGGCGGCCATGGCGGAGTGCATGCTTGTTGAGGAGGAACCCCAGAAACGTGATTAA
- the LOC121532202 gene encoding excitatory amino acid transporter 2 isoform X2 → MPKQVEVRMHESHLEPIEARPRNKCISCFSSLFKNLLLTLTVLGVILGAVSGMLLRYASPIHPDIVMVIAFPGDILMRMLKMLILPLIISSLITGLAGLDAKSSGRLGTRAMVYYMSTTVIAAVLGVILVLAIHPGDPKMKEQLGDGQKHDDVSSLDAFFDLIRNLFPENLVQACFQQIQTVTKKVEKVIEEDVNATTTLEGLLSNATKEPEFIIKKSLQFKSGMNVLGVIGFFIAFGICMGKMGERAKLMLEFFNILNEIVMNLVIMIMWYSPFGICCLICGKIISIDDLEVVARQLGMYMVTVIVGLIIHGAIFLPAIYFAIVRKNPYTFFMGIFQAWITALGTASSAGTLPVTFRCLEENLGIDKRVTRFVLPVGATINMDGTALYEAVAAIFIAQMNNIYLDAGQIVTVSLTATLASVGAASIPSAGLVTMLLILTAVGLPTQDISLLVAVDWLLDRFRTSVNVVGDSYGAGIVYHLSKAELDELDATHGKSDDIEMMNKTSSYYDDLKNHHENNSNQ, encoded by the exons ATGCCTAAGCAAGTGGAGGTGAGGATGCATGAGAGTCATCTGGAGCCCATCGAGGCCAGGCCCAGGAACAAGTGTATCAGctgcttctcttctctcttcaagAACCTGCTGCTCACACTCACCGTGCTCG GTGTGATTCTGGGGGCTGTGTCTGGGATGCTGCTTCGTTATGCCTCTCCCATCCACCCAGACATCGTCATGGTGATTGCCTTCCCTGGAGACATCCTGATGAGGATGCTGAAGATGTTAATCCTGCCTCTCATCATCTCCAGTTTAATCACAG GTCTGGCTGGTCTAGATGCCAAGTCTAGCGGTCGCCTGGGAACAAGGGCTATGGTCTACTACATGTCCACCACGGTGATTGCTGCCGTGCTGGGAGTCATCCTGGTGCTGGCCATCCACCCTGGAGACCCCAAGATGAAGGAGCAGCTGGGAGATGGCCAAAAACACGACGATGTGTCCAGCCTGGATGCCTTCTTTGACCTCATCAGGAACCTGTTTCCTGAGAACCTGGTGCAGGCCTGCTTCCAACAG ATCCAGACAGTCACTAAGAAGGTGGAGAAGGTGATTGAGGAGGACGTCAATGCCACGACCACCCTGGAGGGCCTCCTGTCCAACGCCACCAAGGAACCTGAGTTCATCATCAAGAAGTCCCTCCAGTTCAAGAGTGGCATGAACGTGTTAG GTGTGATTGGCTTCTTCATTGCCTTTGGCATTTGCATGGGGAAGATGGGAGAGAGAGCCAAGCTCATGCTGGAGTTCTTTAACATCCTCAATGAGATTGTTATGAACCTGGTCATCATGATCATGTG GTACTCTCCCTTCGGTATCTGCTGCCTGATCTGTGGTAAGATCATCTCCATCGATGACCTGGAGGTGGTTGCTAGGCAGCTGGGGATGTACATGGTGACTGTAATTGTGGGCTTGATCATACACGGAGCCATCTTCCTGCCCGCCATCTACTTTGCCATTGTCAGGAAAAACCCCTACACCTTCTTCATGGGCATCTTCCAGGCCTGGATCACTGCCCTAGGGACAGCCTCCAG TGCTGGGACACTGCCTGTCACCTTCCGTTGCCTGGAGGAGAATTTGGGCATCGATAAGAGAGTCACCCGTTTCGTGCTCCCCGTCGGCGCCACCATCAACATGGACGGAACCGCCCTCTATGAGGCCGTGGCGGCCATCTTTATTGCCCAGATGAACAACATCTACCTGGATGCTGGTCAGATCGTCACTGTCAG TCTGACAGCCACCCTGGCCAGTGTTGGTGCGGCCAGTATTCCCAGTGCTGGACTGGTGACTATGCTTCTGATCCTCACTGCAGTGGGCCTGCCAACTCAGGACATCAGCCTGCTGGTTGCTGTTGACTGGCTCCT GGACCGGTTCCGTACCTCGGTGAACGTGGTGGGAGACTCGTACGGCGCGGGCATCGTGTACCACCTGTCCAAGGCTGAGCTAGACGAGCTGGACGCTACACATGGCAAGTCAGATGACATCGAGATGATGAACAAGACCTCGTCCTACTACGATGACCTCAAGAACCACCACGAAAACAACTCCAACCA GTAA